The genomic DNA AGCAGGTCTCAGCCAGGCATCATGCTGCAGCTCTGGGAGATGCAAGGATTTGGGAGAGGAGCACCCAGGTATGTTTCTAAGACACCGACCCTTTGCCTAAGAGAAGGCTGGACAAAGAGGTGATGATACAGCGGGTTAGTGGTGGAGGGCTCATTGGCACACAGCAACGCTGCATGAATGATCATCTTCTCAACAGCATGGGGAGCTGCGGCTGGGTGTGAGCCCCAGGCTTCCCCTGGCGCCTcatgtgccatgccatgccagtcTGCGCTGCACTGAGGGGAAAGGAGCAAGATGCAGTGCCTGGCACAAGCAAACACAGACACTTTATTACTCTGTGGAGCGGGGTGCCTGACTTGCAGCTCAGCTTCTTGCTGGTAGGCCCAGAGGGACTGGGAACCTCCACTGAGCTCCCCTTGCCTGAAAGCAGAGTGCAGCAAAGGGATTGCTCTGGCACCAGCTCTATTCCAAAGAGACAATGTTGTTGATCCAGTTTTGGAATTGGCTCACACGGGTGTAGACTGCAGGAATACGGATGTTGCAGTTGCTGTTTCTCCAGGAGACGATGCCAATCAAAGTCCAGATGTTCCCATTCTGGTATACGAGAGGTCCCCCAGAGTCACCCTACAGAGAGGAAACCTGCTTAGTGTGCTTCTGCCCTGCCAGCTCCTGGCAATACCAAGGTCTCAGCAGAGGCATGGGCCATGTTCCACACTGTTCCCTGCTGCCCTGAACATCCAGTCCCACTAGGTGCTACAGTTTAACCTCAGGCTTCAGGGACCCAAGACCCCGTGGATCCTCCACCTTCACCCTCCAAGTGCAGATACTGTGGTGCAGAGGGAGTTCGTCTCCTTACCTGGCAGGAGGAGGTACCAATCCCCCCAGCACAGAGCATGGAGGTGGTGATCTGGTTGCCCCAGTACTGCATGCCCTGGCTCGAGGAGATCAAGGGCAGGGCTACGTGCTGCAGGTGCTATGCCAAGCTAttggctgccggggggggggggggggggggcgggcagggggaagCACTGTTAAATTAACCTAGGAGAACAGGTCATCTCTAGAAGTGCTCAGGCACCTGGGCAAGCTCACATTGGTACTGCAACCCAAGCACCATGATGCAAAGCGTCTTCCCCTTCCATGCAAACCTACCCTGTCTTCCCTGTGCATGACCACCATTGTGTGAATGTGCAAGTAGGCCAATGGAAGGGAACCCTCGTGCCTAAGCACAAACACCAGTGGGGATGTACACGCCTTCACATCCTGCACATACACATGGCTGGACAAACAGGTACCTACATCCATACCTGCATCAGTGCACAGGcatgcacacccagacacattcactccaccacacaagcccacgaccaccctaaccctaaccctaaatgacAGGCTTATCCCACCAGGTTCCCACAAGTAATTTTGCACCTGGATGGAGCCTGCGGCCATCCACATGTGGCTGTGCATGCACTGTTTTCCCTACACTGCAAGAGGAAGCTCATGAGGACACAGAGGCTCTGGGCTGTGGCACTGGCGGACATCCTGTGCTCTGTGGCAGCATGAGGCTCCTCTGGGTGTCCTCCCCAAATCTGCTATGCTTGCACCATACATACAGTTAGGGTTGGTGCGTCCCCAGCCAGTGGTGACGCACTGGAGGTTGGCAGGCAGAGCCAGGTTGGCAGGGGGCAGGCAGACAGGGGGACACACGGGGCCCCAGCTGGGCAGGCGAGGTGAGCTTCAGCAGGGTAATATCGTTGTTGAAGATGAAGGCATCCCAGCCAGGGTGTGTGATTGCCTGCCAAATGTTGT from Struthio camelus isolate bStrCam1 chromosome 10, bStrCam1.hap1, whole genome shotgun sequence includes the following:
- the CTRL gene encoding LOW QUALITY PROTEIN: chymotrypsin-like protease CTRL-1 (The sequence of the model RefSeq protein was modified relative to this genomic sequence to represent the inferred CDS: deleted 1 base in 1 codon; substituted 1 base at 1 genomic stop codon) — protein: MSFLWAVTCLAFTSTVSGCGVPAISPSVQYSERIINGQNTVAGSWTWQVSLQARSGSHFCGGSLLSENWVITAAHCEFNPYAHVVVLGEYDHCSQRAGMRHYNIWQAITHPGWDAFIFNNDITLLKLTSPAQLGPRVSPVCLPPANLALPANLQCVTTGWGRTNPNSNSLAXHLQHVALPLISSSQGMQYWGNQITTSMLCAGGIGTSSCQGDSGGPLVYQNGNIWTLIGIVSWRNSNCNIRIPAVYTRVSQFQNWINNIVSLE